A stretch of the Thermus thermophilus genome encodes the following:
- the groL gene encoding chaperonin GroEL (60 kDa chaperone family; promotes refolding of misfolded polypeptides especially under stressful conditions; forms two stacked rings of heptamers to form a barrel-shaped 14mer; ends can be capped by GroES; misfolded proteins enter the barrel where they are refolded when GroES binds) has translation MAKILVFDEAARRALERGVNAVADAVKVTLGPRGRNVVLEKKFGSPTITKDGVTVAKEIELENHLENIGAQLLKEVASKTNDVAGDGTTTATVLAQAIVREGLKNVAAGANPLALKRGIEKAVEAAVEKIKALAIPVEDRKAIEEVATISANDPDVGKLIADAMEKVGKEGIITVEESKSLETELKFVEGYQFDKGYISPYFVTNPETMEAVLEDAFILIVEKKVSNVRELLPILEQVAQTGKPLLLIAEDVEGEALATLVVNKLRGTLSVAAVKAPGFGDRRKEMLKDIAAVTGGTVISEELGFKLENATLSMLGRAERVRITKDETTIVGGKGKKEDIEARINGIKKELETTDSEYAREKLQERLAKLAGGVAVIRVGAATETELKEKKHRFEDALNATRAAVEEGIVPGGGVTLLRAISAVEELIKKLEGDEATGAKIVRRALEEPARQIAENAGYEGSVIVQQILAETKNLRYGFNAATGEFVDMVEAGIVDPAKVTRSALQNAASIGALILTTEAVVAEKPEKKESTPASAGAGDMDF, from the coding sequence ATGGCGAAGATCCTGGTGTTTGACGAGGCGGCTCGCCGGGCGCTGGAGCGTGGCGTGAACGCCGTAGCCGACGCGGTGAAGGTGACCCTTGGCCCCCGGGGCCGGAACGTGGTCCTGGAGAAGAAGTTCGGCTCCCCCACCATCACCAAGGACGGGGTGACGGTGGCCAAGGAGATTGAGCTGGAGAACCACCTGGAGAACATCGGGGCCCAGCTCCTCAAGGAGGTGGCCTCCAAGACCAACGACGTGGCCGGTGACGGGACCACCACCGCCACCGTGCTCGCCCAGGCCATCGTCCGGGAGGGCCTGAAGAACGTGGCCGCCGGGGCCAACCCCCTCGCCCTCAAGCGGGGCATTGAGAAGGCGGTGGAGGCCGCGGTGGAGAAGATCAAGGCCCTCGCCATCCCCGTGGAGGACCGGAAGGCCATTGAGGAGGTGGCCACCATCTCCGCCAACGACCCCGACGTCGGCAAGCTGATTGCCGACGCCATGGAGAAGGTGGGGAAGGAGGGCATCATCACGGTTGAGGAGTCCAAGAGCCTCGAGACCGAGCTCAAGTTCGTTGAGGGGTACCAGTTTGACAAGGGGTACATCTCCCCCTACTTCGTCACCAACCCCGAGACGATGGAGGCGGTCCTCGAGGACGCCTTCATCCTCATCGTGGAGAAGAAGGTCTCCAACGTCCGTGAGCTCCTCCCCATCCTGGAGCAGGTGGCCCAGACGGGCAAGCCCCTCCTCCTCATCGCCGAGGACGTGGAGGGCGAGGCTTTGGCTACCCTGGTGGTCAACAAGCTCCGGGGCACCCTGAGCGTGGCCGCGGTGAAGGCCCCCGGCTTCGGTGACCGCAGGAAGGAGATGCTCAAGGACATCGCCGCGGTCACCGGCGGCACCGTGATCTCCGAGGAGCTCGGCTTCAAGCTGGAGAACGCCACCCTCTCCATGCTGGGCCGGGCCGAGCGGGTGCGCATCACCAAGGACGAGACCACCATCGTCGGCGGCAAGGGCAAGAAGGAGGACATTGAGGCCCGGATCAACGGCATCAAGAAGGAGCTGGAGACCACCGACAGCGAGTACGCCCGGGAGAAGCTCCAGGAGCGCCTGGCGAAGCTCGCGGGTGGCGTGGCCGTGATCCGGGTGGGCGCCGCCACTGAGACCGAGCTCAAGGAGAAGAAGCACCGCTTTGAGGACGCCCTGAACGCCACCCGGGCCGCGGTGGAGGAGGGCATCGTGCCCGGCGGTGGCGTGACCCTCCTCCGGGCCATCAGCGCCGTGGAGGAGCTCATCAAGAAGCTGGAGGGCGACGAGGCCACGGGCGCCAAGATCGTGCGCCGGGCCCTGGAGGAGCCCGCCCGCCAGATCGCCGAGAACGCCGGGTACGAGGGCTCCGTCATCGTCCAGCAGATCCTGGCCGAGACCAAGAACCTCCGCTACGGCTTCAACGCCGCCACCGGGGAGTTCGTGGACATGGTGGAGGCGGGCATCGTGGACCCCGCCAAGGTGACCCGCTCCGCCCTGCAGAACGCCGCCTCCATCGGCGCCCTCATCCTCACCACCGAGGCCGTGGTGGCGGAGAAGCCCGAGAAGAAGGAGTCCACCCCCGCCTCCGCGGGCGCCGGGGACATGGACTTCTAA
- the groES gene encoding co-chaperone GroES, giving the protein MAAEVKTVIKPLGDRVVVKRIEEEPKTKGGIVLPDTAKEKPQKGKVIAVGTGRVLENGQRVPLEVKEGDIVVFAKYGGTEIEIDGEEYVILSERDLLAVLQ; this is encoded by the coding sequence ATGGCCGCGGAGGTGAAGACGGTGATCAAGCCCCTAGGCGACCGGGTCGTGGTGAAGCGGATTGAGGAGGAGCCCAAGACCAAGGGCGGTATCGTGCTCCCCGACACCGCCAAGGAGAAGCCCCAGAAGGGCAAGGTGATCGCGGTGGGCACGGGCCGCGTCTTGGAGAACGGCCAGCGGGTGCCCCTCGAGGTGAAGGAGGGGGACATCGTGGTCTTCGCCAAGTACGGCGGCACCGAGATTGAGATTGACGGCGAGGAGTACGTGATCCTCTCCGAGCGCGACCTGCTTGCGGTCCTGCAGTAA